Proteins found in one Nitratiruptor sp. SB155-2 genomic segment:
- a CDS encoding nickel-dependent hydrogenase large subunit — MRIELLEKIEGEAFLEFQKDKQTITDVKVLFPHYRGIEEILRGRDPWDALVINPRICGICGHAHLQATAMVLESIFQVNITQKAKNIREITRFCEIIQNHIKWFYLVIFHELNIPYDFTKVHHLIVTINKLLALFSGQWPHSSYCVVGGVTCDPTSLEIHQAKTLIQQIRDQFIQLIGKLHDPLNLTNDLQKLYRTLQEKELLLVGKSHDRFITFSQDSHVSNIKLLHGQKRKTKLTLIEENEQKRSYAKNVTYNGKYYETGPLARLMQQTDPFVRYFHRRFKDSITTRIIARIYEVSLLIEKIIDHLATIDLSQPSVVESKMQDGTAIISIEAARGSLIHQATIHQGKIETYNFITPTQWNLSNGTSQNPSVIQKAIVGTSDEKIANLIFRSFDICSVCTTH, encoded by the coding sequence ATGAGGATTGAACTTTTGGAAAAGATAGAAGGCGAAGCTTTTTTAGAATTCCAAAAAGACAAACAGACAATTACTGATGTCAAAGTCCTTTTCCCCCACTATAGAGGAATTGAAGAGATTTTACGAGGACGGGATCCATGGGATGCACTCGTGATAAATCCAAGAATATGTGGAATTTGCGGACATGCCCATCTACAAGCAACTGCCATGGTCTTGGAATCTATTTTCCAGGTCAATATCACTCAAAAAGCCAAAAACATTAGAGAGATTACAAGATTTTGCGAAATCATACAAAACCATATCAAATGGTTCTACCTTGTCATTTTTCATGAGCTCAACATCCCGTACGATTTTACAAAAGTACATCACCTTATTGTTACGATCAACAAACTTTTAGCACTTTTTAGCGGACAGTGGCCACACTCATCCTATTGCGTAGTTGGAGGGGTAACATGCGATCCTACCTCTTTGGAAATCCATCAAGCAAAAACGCTCATTCAACAAATACGTGATCAATTCATACAACTTATTGGAAAGTTGCATGATCCCCTCAATCTCACCAATGATTTGCAAAAACTCTATCGTACACTCCAAGAAAAAGAGCTGCTCTTGGTTGGAAAGAGTCATGATCGTTTCATTACCTTTTCCCAAGACTCTCATGTATCAAACATTAAACTGCTTCATGGACAAAAAAGAAAGACAAAGCTCACACTCATAGAAGAAAATGAGCAAAAAAGAAGTTATGCAAAAAATGTTACATACAACGGTAAATATTATGAAACCGGACCTCTTGCGAGACTTATGCAGCAAACTGACCCATTTGTTCGCTATTTTCATAGAAGATTCAAAGATAGTATCACTACAAGAATCATTGCTAGAATTTATGAAGTTTCCCTCCTTATAGAAAAAATTATCGATCATTTAGCAACGATCGATCTTTCTCAGCCAAGTGTCGTAGAATCCAAAATGCAAGATGGTACAGCAATCATAAGTATCGAAGCGGCTCGTGGTTCATTGATTCATCAAGCAACTATCCATCAAGGAAAAATTGAGACCTATAACTTCATTACACCTACTCAGTGGAACCTCTCCAATGGAACTTCCCAAAATCCTTCCGTCATACAAAAAGCAATCGTTGGTACTTCAGATGAAAAGATTGCAAATCTCATTTTCCGAAGCTTTGATATATGTAGCGTTTGTACAACGCACTGA
- a CDS encoding class I SAM-dependent methyltransferase yields MKEKWNRKYLTMQEPNINENVKQFYSLAKKGKALDIACGLGQNAKFLAQNGFEVDAVDISEVAIEKLQNFSNIHTFCQDIDAFEFKKEYYNLIVCTNFFDRSIAHKIIESLKKDGIFICEVFTYKSSVNPEFVAHKNELCQLFCELEIIHYNLIEDETKAILVGKK; encoded by the coding sequence GTGAAAGAAAAATGGAACAGAAAATATCTTACAATGCAAGAACCCAATATCAATGAAAATGTTAAACAGTTCTATTCTTTAGCTAAAAAAGGTAAAGCACTTGACATCGCCTGTGGGCTGGGACAAAATGCCAAATTTTTGGCACAAAATGGTTTCGAAGTGGATGCAGTGGATATATCAGAAGTAGCGATTGAAAAACTACAAAACTTTTCAAATATTCACACATTTTGTCAAGATATTGATGCATTTGAATTTAAAAAAGAGTATTATAATCTTATTGTTTGTACAAACTTTTTCGATAGGTCCATTGCACATAAAATTATCGAATCCCTGAAAAAAGACGGCATTTTCATTTGTGAGGTTTTTACCTATAAATCATCGGTGAATCCTGAGTTTGTTGCCCACAAGAATGAACTGTGTCAACTTTTTTGTGAACTTGAAATTATCCATTATAATTTGATAGAAGATGAAACAAAAGCGATATTAGTAGGAAAAAAGTGA
- the hypF gene encoding carbamoyltransferase HypF — protein MRIFVKGIVQGVGFRPFVYKLANELGLAGFIRNCSDGVEIVIEGENEELFLEHLQSNLPPLAKIFSLKIQSTPKQNFQSFTIIKSQEGQKETFLSPDISICDACLQDLFDPQSRRYRYPLINCTNCGPRFTIIKDLPYDRKHTSMAKFPMCQECQREYHDPNSRFFHAQPIGCNSCGPELFYESLSGYEAIGAVVKDILTGEIVAIKGVGGYHLVCLPKSAYKLRQIKRRPKKPFALMFKSIGKIKEVCHINEYEENLVTSKERPIVIVKAKKIFADVAPDIDRLGVFLPYSPIYYLLFSLIDSPLVVTSANISDEPIVKDEENIKRFTQKVLYYNREIVRSCDDSVLVGIDNRPLFYRLSRGYGPKSFYLSKQLPAILAVGARQKNTISLGFANNVILSPHIGDIKNIQSYNYFIQVIEDFKKIYDFSPEVVVCDKHPGYETTQYAKSLDITTVEVQHHLAHIYAAKAEMELTHHPLSQNLFLGFSWDGTGYGDDGKVWGGEVFVGDERKYHFDYLKIAGGEKAIKDIRLIAWSLLKKYGFEVEDKLFHLAYEKNINCFETSSVGRLFDAVAFLAGLCTYQEYEGYTGLLVEKAYQAREDRYEFYIHDRMITIDFLSLIKDKKADIPAKFLNTLTAIIVEIAKREKLPVILSGGVFQNKTLLENTIKKLQQNSIPYFFPTQIPINDGGISLGQLWYALENYK, from the coding sequence ATGAGAATATTTGTCAAAGGGATCGTCCAAGGAGTGGGCTTTCGTCCCTTTGTCTACAAACTGGCCAATGAACTTGGACTTGCAGGTTTCATCCGTAACTGTAGTGATGGTGTAGAGATTGTTATAGAGGGTGAGAATGAGGAGCTTTTTCTAGAGCATCTTCAATCAAATCTTCCGCCTCTTGCCAAAATCTTCTCTTTGAAAATCCAAAGTACTCCGAAACAAAATTTCCAAAGTTTTACAATTATCAAAAGCCAAGAGGGGCAAAAAGAGACTTTTTTATCCCCAGATATCTCTATTTGTGATGCGTGCTTACAAGATCTTTTTGATCCTCAAAGCAGACGTTACCGTTATCCTCTCATCAACTGTACCAATTGCGGTCCAAGATTTACTATCATAAAAGATCTTCCCTATGACCGAAAGCACACATCCATGGCCAAGTTTCCTATGTGCCAAGAGTGTCAAAGAGAATACCATGATCCAAATAGTCGCTTTTTTCATGCACAGCCGATTGGATGTAACAGTTGTGGTCCTGAACTCTTTTATGAATCATTGAGCGGATATGAAGCAATCGGAGCAGTTGTAAAGGATATTCTAACTGGTGAGATTGTTGCTATCAAAGGAGTAGGAGGATACCATCTTGTCTGTTTGCCAAAATCTGCTTATAAACTGCGACAAATCAAAAGAAGACCTAAAAAACCATTTGCTCTTATGTTTAAATCGATTGGGAAAATAAAAGAGGTCTGTCATATTAATGAATATGAAGAAAATCTTGTTACATCCAAAGAGCGCCCTATAGTCATCGTCAAAGCAAAAAAAATTTTTGCGGATGTAGCACCCGATATCGATAGGCTTGGAGTATTTTTACCCTATTCGCCTATTTATTATCTCCTCTTTTCTTTGATTGATTCGCCGCTTGTGGTCACAAGTGCAAATATCTCGGATGAGCCAATTGTTAAAGATGAAGAGAATATTAAAAGATTTACGCAAAAAGTTTTATATTACAATCGAGAGATTGTTCGAAGTTGCGATGACAGTGTGCTAGTTGGTATAGATAATAGGCCACTATTTTATAGACTCAGTAGGGGATATGGTCCAAAAAGTTTTTATCTCTCTAAACAGCTTCCTGCTATCTTAGCGGTAGGTGCTAGACAAAAAAATACAATTTCTCTTGGTTTTGCAAACAATGTTATTCTTTCTCCTCATATTGGAGATATTAAAAATATTCAAAGCTATAACTATTTTATACAAGTGATTGAAGATTTCAAAAAGATATACGATTTTTCACCGGAAGTTGTCGTATGCGACAAACATCCGGGATATGAGACTACGCAGTATGCAAAATCTTTGGATATTACAACTGTCGAAGTACAACACCATTTGGCTCATATCTATGCTGCGAAGGCAGAAATGGAGCTTACACACCATCCTCTGTCACAAAATCTCTTTTTGGGATTTAGTTGGGATGGAACTGGATATGGTGATGATGGGAAAGTATGGGGTGGGGAGGTGTTTGTAGGTGATGAAAGAAAATACCATTTTGACTATCTAAAAATTGCAGGTGGCGAAAAGGCTATTAAAGATATCAGGCTTATTGCTTGGAGTCTATTAAAAAAATATGGGTTTGAAGTAGAAGACAAGCTCTTTCATCTTGCTTATGAAAAAAATATCAACTGCTTTGAAACGAGCTCCGTGGGAAGACTCTTTGATGCGGTTGCTTTTCTGGCAGGGCTTTGTACATACCAAGAGTATGAAGGCTATACCGGACTCTTGGTAGAAAAAGCATATCAAGCCAGAGAGGATCGATATGAGTTTTATATTCACGATAGGATGATTACAATAGATTTTCTATCCCTTATCAAGGATAAAAAAGCAGATATTCCTGCGAAATTTTTAAATACTCTTACTGCTATTATTGTCGAAATCGCAAAAAGAGAGAAACTCCCGGTTATTTTGAGCGGAGGCGTCTTTCAAAACAAAACGTTACTGGAAAATACTATCAAAAAACTGCAACAAAACAGCATCCCTTACTTCTTTCCAACACAAATCCCTATAAATGATGGGGGAATCAGCCTGGGACAACTCTGGTATGCTCTCGAAAACTATAAATGA
- a CDS encoding TetR/AcrR family transcriptional regulator yields MAKINKEDRKKQIMDTALKLFSKEGFFEVTMADIAKELHMSVGNLYNYFSSKDALAKELILYISKHLAEEIRKINMMQITSKEKIRKIVDFYFHTAKERPEFIEYFLRIYLSNREVFKHGCEGMICVSPFVTEIMVFFEEGVRNGELRNQDFFSAFGLFMGYLGGMVFLMGEGLLPNDIEFYSQEISENIYRSLKNES; encoded by the coding sequence TTGGCAAAAATCAACAAAGAGGATCGTAAAAAACAGATTATGGATACAGCTTTAAAACTCTTCAGCAAAGAGGGCTTTTTTGAAGTAACGATGGCCGATATCGCAAAGGAACTCCATATGAGTGTAGGCAATCTCTATAACTATTTCAGTTCAAAAGACGCTTTGGCAAAAGAACTCATATTATACATTTCCAAACATTTGGCAGAAGAGATTCGAAAAATCAATATGATGCAGATCACTTCCAAAGAGAAAATTAGAAAAATCGTAGATTTCTATTTTCATACGGCTAAAGAGCGACCGGAGTTTATAGAGTATTTCTTACGAATATATCTTTCCAATCGGGAAGTCTTTAAACATGGATGCGAAGGTATGATATGTGTCAGCCCGTTTGTAACGGAGATTATGGTCTTTTTTGAGGAGGGCGTACGTAATGGAGAGTTGAGAAATCAAGATTTTTTCAGTGCATTTGGACTTTTCATGGGATATCTCGGCGGCATGGTCTTTTTGATGGGGGAAGGACTTCTACCCAACGATATAGAGTTTTATTCGCAAGAAATCAGTGAAAATATTTATCGATCATTAAAAAATGAAAGCTAA
- a CDS encoding hydrogenase, producing the protein MKAKKIIWLQGVTCNGNSHSFLNLPSLASLLQQFEFLYHPLLPSPLQLTELHKADCDILVVEGGLKQGWKKGKHDLYEIFTDLAKKAKKIVAVGSCAVYGGVFKEFDPTITGVLFDKNQKNRLYEQFFDKTVNIPGCPAHPEWIAFGIQNDSFSFDEYRRPKEIFAFTVHSGCTRNEYFEWKVDAKSFGTKEGCLFYEQGCQAPFTHGSCNRILWNEINSKTRSGTPCFGCTEPNFPKTGLFHTKTYMGIPADMPLGVPKRAYLTITGIAKSFQIPRLTKRLIDED; encoded by the coding sequence ATGAAAGCTAAAAAAATAATATGGCTGCAAGGAGTTACCTGTAATGGCAACTCCCACTCATTTCTCAATCTACCTTCTCTAGCATCGCTACTACAACAGTTTGAATTTTTGTACCATCCTCTTCTTCCATCACCACTGCAACTTACCGAACTACATAAAGCTGACTGTGATATTTTAGTTGTAGAAGGCGGCTTGAAACAAGGATGGAAGAAAGGTAAACACGATCTTTATGAAATCTTTACCGATTTAGCAAAAAAAGCAAAGAAAATTGTTGCTGTTGGTAGCTGCGCAGTATATGGCGGAGTCTTTAAAGAGTTTGATCCAACAATCACTGGAGTTTTATTTGATAAAAACCAAAAAAACAGACTGTACGAACAATTTTTTGATAAAACCGTCAATATTCCCGGCTGTCCGGCTCATCCGGAATGGATCGCTTTTGGAATTCAAAACGACTCTTTCTCCTTTGACGAATATCGCAGGCCAAAAGAGATTTTTGCTTTCACTGTTCATAGCGGCTGTACAAGAAATGAGTATTTTGAATGGAAAGTGGATGCAAAATCTTTTGGAACAAAAGAGGGATGCCTGTTTTACGAACAGGGGTGCCAAGCTCCTTTTACACACGGTAGCTGCAACAGGATTTTATGGAATGAGATAAATTCCAAAACTAGGTCTGGAACGCCCTGTTTCGGTTGTACAGAACCAAATTTCCCAAAAACCGGGCTTTTCCATACAAAAACCTACATGGGTATCCCGGCCGATATGCCTTTAGGAGTTCCCAAAAGAGCCTATCTTACAATCACTGGTATAGCAAAAAGTTTTCAGATTCCAAGACTCACCAAAAGGCTCATCGATGAGGATTGA
- a CDS encoding nickel-dependent hydrogenase large subunit, which translates to MGTKHIVVDPITRIEGHLRIEAVIDENNTIVDAYSSSTMFRGIEEILKGRDPRDCGLLAMRICGVCTGTHYQRSIEAVEHAFGVTIPKNARLVRNLIQGALYLHDHVVHFYHLHALDWVDITKALEADPTKTVDEAKKWANAAGTTPYVADSAKFKEVQDRLKKFVKQGRLGLFAKGYWGNPHYKLTPEQNLLAVTHYLQALDLQRDAAKMMAIFGGKNPHPQSIVVGGVTCVQDIKNPARIALYKDLLKGFTRFIKGAYLPDIYMAGTMYGDEALDGTGAGLKNYMAYGGFRLQDNGFYKSELLFPSGLVIDGKYQEFDQEKVAEDVTHSWYHGNEPLHPFDGQTLPNYTGFGKKEGGIAYLDTKGKYSWIKSPIYNDTRVEVGPLARMVVGYTKGDKRISEYVNRFLKNANLPAKVLFSTVGRTAARAIETELMADMLFDWVDELAANTAAGDLSTWTEFDFDQVSKDAQGYGLEEAPRGALGHWVKIKDSKVENYQAVVPSTWNAAPRDYKNRMGAYEASLIGIKVAKPEEPLEILRTVHSFDPCIACAVHIVDTKGKSLGEFKVNTSCSI; encoded by the coding sequence ATGGGTACTAAACATATTGTCGTTGATCCTATAACAAGAATAGAAGGGCACTTGCGTATTGAAGCTGTTATCGATGAGAACAACACGATAGTAGACGCTTATAGCTCTTCGACAATGTTTCGAGGAATTGAAGAGATTTTAAAAGGGCGCGATCCAAGAGATTGTGGTTTGCTTGCTATGCGAATATGCGGGGTATGTACAGGAACGCATTATCAAAGAAGTATCGAGGCAGTAGAACACGCTTTTGGCGTGACCATTCCAAAAAACGCGAGACTTGTAAGAAACCTTATCCAAGGGGCACTCTATTTACATGACCATGTGGTGCACTTTTATCATCTTCATGCCCTTGACTGGGTTGATATCACAAAAGCTTTGGAAGCTGATCCAACAAAGACAGTAGATGAAGCAAAAAAATGGGCAAATGCTGCTGGAACCACTCCATATGTTGCAGATAGTGCAAAGTTTAAAGAGGTGCAAGATCGACTCAAAAAATTTGTCAAACAGGGACGCCTTGGACTTTTTGCCAAAGGATACTGGGGCAATCCCCACTATAAACTAACCCCAGAACAAAACCTATTGGCGGTTACACACTATCTCCAAGCTCTTGATCTGCAAAGAGACGCCGCGAAGATGATGGCTATCTTTGGCGGGAAAAACCCACACCCACAAAGTATCGTTGTTGGTGGTGTCACTTGTGTTCAAGATATTAAAAACCCTGCACGAATTGCTCTATATAAAGATCTACTGAAAGGCTTCACTCGATTTATCAAAGGTGCCTATCTTCCAGATATCTATATGGCAGGTACTATGTATGGTGATGAAGCGCTTGACGGTACAGGCGCAGGTCTGAAAAATTACATGGCTTATGGCGGTTTTCGACTTCAAGACAATGGCTTTTACAAATCAGAACTCCTTTTTCCAAGTGGACTTGTAATCGATGGAAAATATCAAGAGTTTGATCAAGAAAAAGTGGCTGAAGATGTAACGCACTCTTGGTATCACGGAAACGAGCCACTTCACCCATTTGATGGACAAACCCTTCCAAACTATACCGGCTTTGGGAAAAAAGAGGGAGGCATTGCCTATCTTGATACCAAAGGGAAATACTCCTGGATCAAATCACCTATCTATAACGATACAAGGGTGGAGGTTGGACCGCTTGCAAGAATGGTTGTAGGTTATACCAAAGGTGATAAAAGAATCAGTGAATATGTCAATAGATTTTTGAAAAATGCAAATCTTCCTGCAAAAGTTCTCTTCTCCACCGTCGGACGAACTGCAGCGAGAGCAATCGAGACAGAACTTATGGCTGACATGCTCTTTGATTGGGTCGATGAACTAGCGGCAAACACTGCAGCTGGAGATCTCTCAACCTGGACAGAGTTTGATTTCGATCAAGTAAGTAAAGATGCTCAAGGATATGGTCTTGAAGAGGCTCCAAGGGGTGCACTTGGACACTGGGTAAAAATCAAAGATTCAAAAGTGGAAAACTATCAAGCAGTTGTACCATCTACTTGGAATGCTGCGCCAAGAGACTATAAAAACAGAATGGGTGCCTACGAAGCGAGTTTGATCGGTATAAAAGTGGCAAAGCCTGAAGAGCCGTTGGAGATTTTGAGAACTGTTCACAGCTTTGATCCATGTATCGCTTGTGCAGTTCATATCGTAGATACAAAAGGGAAAAGCCTAGGTGAATTCAAAGTGAACACCTCTTGCTCAATTTAA
- a CDS encoding HyaD/HybD family hydrogenase maturation endopeptidase, with protein sequence MKTAIIGIGNILFMDEGIGVYASKYLEENFVFDKDVEIVDGGTLGFKLMRYYQEYDKVIILDTVSIEDAPGSIYNLPSEVLLGLGEYRKTAHEVEVVEMLEICSMLESIAQVNIIGIVPKDIESVGIGLTDTMRESFASYIQTLLQELEKNGIHYQRRANKTVDSIIFEYANPSMKECNDITV encoded by the coding sequence TTGAAGACAGCAATTATAGGAATAGGCAATATTTTGTTTATGGATGAGGGTATCGGAGTATATGCTTCAAAATATCTCGAGGAAAATTTTGTTTTTGATAAGGATGTTGAAATCGTCGATGGCGGGACACTGGGGTTTAAGCTTATGCGCTACTATCAAGAGTACGATAAAGTGATCATATTGGATACGGTCTCCATTGAAGATGCACCAGGCTCCATATATAATCTCCCTAGTGAGGTTTTACTGGGGCTTGGTGAGTATCGAAAAACAGCGCATGAGGTAGAAGTTGTTGAGATGCTTGAGATTTGTAGCATGCTTGAATCCATTGCCCAAGTAAATATCATAGGCATTGTGCCAAAAGACATCGAAAGCGTAGGTATTGGTTTAACGGATACCATGCGAGAATCCTTTGCCAGCTACATACAAACTCTTTTGCAAGAGCTGGAAAAAAACGGCATTCACTACCAAAGAAGAGCCAATAAAACAGTTGACTCGATTATCTTTGAGTATGCAAACCCCTCAATGAAAGAGTGCAATGACATTACGGTTTGA
- a CDS encoding cytochrome b/b6 domain-containing protein: MKKQKYQKVKRMTLFMRLNHWVVALCMVAAVITGLYIGHPYYQTMISEPAVQKFVMAWNRWIHFYAAIIFDVSSIVIAYLYFFSRFEKPVKKLIPNGKNLKEFWEVFINLITLNRVKRFDSSHEDSFHVVYFTIFHLLLAWMLLTGLQLYVHGLESGMSSIGSWWPWMLHLVTDWTVPVCGGTKMDVRYVHHITMYFILVWIMFHIYYVIWRTIFWREGDIAIVFGGYKFKRG, encoded by the coding sequence ATGAAAAAGCAAAAGTATCAAAAAGTCAAAAGAATGACGCTCTTCATGCGTCTTAATCACTGGGTAGTGGCTCTGTGTATGGTCGCGGCAGTCATCACTGGCCTTTATATCGGCCATCCATATTATCAAACAATGATCAGCGAGCCTGCTGTTCAAAAATTTGTTATGGCATGGAATAGATGGATCCATTTTTATGCAGCGATAATTTTTGATGTAAGCTCTATCGTCATTGCATATCTCTATTTTTTCAGCAGATTTGAAAAACCTGTCAAAAAACTCATTCCAAATGGAAAAAACCTCAAAGAGTTTTGGGAAGTTTTTATCAATCTGATCACACTCAATCGCGTCAAAAGATTTGACAGCAGTCATGAAGACAGTTTTCATGTGGTCTATTTCACTATTTTCCATCTACTTTTAGCCTGGATGCTTCTAACGGGTCTTCAACTCTATGTACACGGTCTGGAATCTGGAATGAGTAGTATAGGATCCTGGTGGCCATGGATGCTACATTTAGTCACTGATTGGACAGTACCTGTCTGTGGAGGTACGAAAATGGATGTGCGGTATGTGCATCATATAACAATGTATTTTATTTTAGTTTGGATCATGTTTCATATCTACTATGTGATATGGAGAACGATCTTTTGGAGAGAGGGAGATATCGCCATAGTATTTGGCGGATACAAATTCAAAAGAGGGTGA
- a CDS encoding hydrogenase small subunit, translating into MNREHLRSLFTTKSARVETNRGEAYYARLYEQCKARLEELKKIEPLRKISIKEILEDEGVSRRDFLKWASATTAMLMLPSSFTPLVAEAAELMTRVPVIWIELQDCAGNSEAFIRSDGPKVDDIILEIISLEFQETLMAAAGHQAEAQLEDAMEHFKGKYLLFVEGAIPVGPGREWCTIGASGETFEEHLKRVANDAAAIVAVGTCATFGGVPAAAPNPTGAVGVMDVVNNKPIINIPACPANPANMVGVILHYVLTGQIPELDSLLRPKFAFGYRIHDNCERRAHFDAGEFVEEWGDEGAKNNFCLYKMGCKGPMTFNNCSIVRYNESVNWPIGSGHGCIGCSEPGFWDKYAYERPMADANIKMAPGGGVEKSVDEFGLGLLTAAGVGIAIHAAASAIAGKKSEGEE; encoded by the coding sequence ATGAACAGAGAACACCTTCGCTCGCTCTTCACAACTAAGAGTGCCCGGGTTGAGACAAACAGAGGTGAAGCCTACTATGCAAGACTCTATGAGCAGTGCAAAGCCAGGCTTGAAGAGCTTAAAAAAATTGAGCCACTTAGAAAAATCTCCATAAAAGAGATTTTGGAAGATGAGGGAGTTTCTAGAAGAGATTTTTTAAAATGGGCCAGTGCAACTACTGCAATGCTGATGCTTCCTAGCTCTTTTACTCCTCTTGTAGCCGAAGCTGCTGAACTTATGACAAGAGTTCCAGTAATTTGGATAGAACTGCAAGATTGTGCCGGTAACTCGGAAGCTTTTATACGGAGTGATGGACCTAAAGTGGACGATATCATTTTAGAAATCATCTCACTAGAATTTCAAGAGACGCTTATGGCTGCAGCTGGACATCAAGCAGAAGCGCAGCTTGAAGATGCGATGGAGCATTTCAAAGGAAAATATCTCCTTTTTGTTGAAGGTGCTATTCCTGTAGGTCCCGGTAGGGAGTGGTGTACGATTGGAGCAAGTGGCGAAACTTTTGAAGAGCATCTCAAAAGAGTGGCCAATGATGCAGCAGCGATAGTTGCAGTTGGAACGTGCGCCACATTTGGTGGCGTTCCAGCAGCTGCTCCAAATCCGACTGGTGCAGTGGGTGTCATGGATGTTGTTAACAACAAGCCAATCATCAACATTCCAGCATGCCCGGCAAATCCTGCGAATATGGTCGGAGTAATCTTACACTATGTACTAACAGGTCAAATTCCGGAGCTTGATTCACTGCTTCGACCAAAATTTGCCTTTGGATACAGAATCCACGACAACTGTGAAAGAAGGGCGCACTTTGATGCAGGTGAGTTTGTAGAGGAGTGGGGCGATGAAGGTGCAAAAAACAACTTCTGCCTTTATAAAATGGGATGTAAAGGTCCGATGACGTTCAACAACTGTTCAATTGTCCGATACAACGAATCAGTAAACTGGCCAATCGGTTCAGGACATGGATGTATTGGGTGCAGCGAGCCTGGATTTTGGGATAAATATGCATACGAGCGGCCAATGGCAGATGCAAATATAAAAATGGCTCCTGGCGGTGGAGTTGAAAAGAGTGTGGATGAGTTTGGACTGGGTCTTTTGACTGCTGCTGGTGTGGGCATTGCAATTCATGCGGCAGCAAGTGCAATTGCAGGTAAGAAAAGTGAAGGAGAAGAGTAA
- a CDS encoding YaaA family protein — MKILFAPSEAKRSGGDHQKMQFCFNVDREAILQKYDEIVKHGNKEAILKLFGTKELLDVDIFHSPTLKAVRRYTGVAYEYFDYDSLHPLYQEFIDEHLIIFSNLFGPLCAKDLIPFYKLKQGEAVGDIKPEKLYAPLCKNLLQDEEILDLRAGYYEKFYKPNFSVKMKFIKNGKVVSHWAKAYRGKILRQIAENQIDSFKKLRDVSFKGLRLKEIISKKSEEIWVMEIEEY, encoded by the coding sequence ATGAAGATTCTTTTTGCACCAAGTGAAGCGAAACGATCAGGCGGCGATCATCAAAAGATGCAGTTTTGTTTTAATGTCGATAGAGAAGCGATTTTGCAAAAATATGATGAAATTGTAAAACATGGAAATAAAGAGGCGATATTGAAACTTTTCGGTACAAAAGAGTTATTGGATGTAGATATTTTTCACTCCCCTACTCTTAAAGCAGTACGGCGATATACCGGAGTTGCTTATGAATATTTCGATTACGACTCTCTCCATCCGCTCTATCAAGAATTCATTGATGAGCATCTCATTATTTTTTCAAACCTTTTTGGGCCACTATGTGCAAAGGATTTGATTCCCTTTTACAAACTGAAACAAGGCGAAGCAGTTGGGGATATAAAACCAGAGAAATTGTACGCCCCGCTTTGTAAAAACTTGCTACAAGATGAAGAGATTTTAGATTTGAGGGCTGGATATTATGAAAAATTTTACAAACCAAACTTTTCTGTGAAGATGAAATTTATCAAAAATGGCAAAGTGGTGAGCCACTGGGCAAAGGCATACAGGGGGAAAATTCTTCGCCAAATTGCTGAAAATCAGATCGATAGCTTTAAAAAACTAAGAGATGTTTCTTTTAAAGGATTGCGGCTCAAAGAGATTATCAGCAAAAAAAGTGAAGAGATATGGGTAATGGAGATAGAAGAGTATTGA